The Candidatus Tiamatella incendiivivens genome includes a window with the following:
- a CDS encoding winged helix-turn-helix domain-containing protein: protein MWGGGRRRRGSWKGRGPWGYPELPANLEYLLAILTTIQAEPRRTILNAIGTQGATTNQIYQALLERGYNLPRTTLYYHLSELENLGLITHAGYKESGGGAPEKVWSLRARKICIDILTGETLNSE from the coding sequence GTGTGGGGAGGAGGCAGAAGAAGACGAGGAAGCTGGAAAGGAAGAGGCCCGTGGGGATACCCAGAACTACCCGCGAACTTGGAATACCTACTAGCAATACTCACAACGATACAAGCAGAGCCGAGGAGGACAATACTCAACGCTATAGGAACTCAGGGAGCTACTACAAACCAGATCTACCAGGCACTACTAGAGAGAGGCTATAATTTACCGAGGACAACACTATACTACCATCTGTCAGAACTCGAGAACCTGGGGCTAATAACACACGCTGGATATAAAGAGTCTGGAGGAGGAGCCCCTGAGAAAGTGTGGAGCCTCAGAGCAAGGAAGATATGTATAGACATACTCACTGGAGAAACATTGAACTCAGAGTAA